In Micromonospora sp. WMMD980, the following are encoded in one genomic region:
- a CDS encoding PD-(D/E)XK nuclease family protein, which translates to MAAAVLATFIKHAARSYLSICEAEPSMLPVARWWVVQHVDQGVRELWAWGRRYRSADGAVRELRLIRLANMLERQRSEAEVAVAAYTAAYGRPAPWPDEWEKKFFVRAREEVSRVVVADIDLTEGLRKVLLDGTIADAAALYEKHGRRAAVQVLQGQTRRPGGDCLKCRLVLACDEVARTPGLLGLRSDRRAKLRQVSITDLRYYASCPAQHYLQTLRLPKVNEYATPARIGQAVHRYLETLHAKASGPCQRADMPGDIRWADPRWELDADAAEAGMRMLAYHPSVCPLEESISDLRIEETFVFHDTAAQTLVIAKPDLVYRDDGAWVWRETKTTRRRQRGGEDVVTEFPQVALATVILGRGLLGGPVDGSRVELEILRPAGADLIMVDPSDPQELDKAYAVLRQMAQPWREDNTFAAAPGENCRTCPVSRWCPSAAGTEPLPSSQETARGADREQPA; encoded by the coding sequence ATGGCGGCTGCCGTACTAGCAACCTTCATTAAGCATGCCGCCCGCAGTTACCTGTCGATCTGTGAGGCAGAGCCATCGATGCTGCCGGTCGCCCGCTGGTGGGTGGTCCAGCATGTCGATCAAGGTGTTCGCGAGCTGTGGGCTTGGGGTCGGCGTTACCGCTCGGCTGACGGTGCGGTGCGTGAACTGCGGCTGATTCGCCTCGCGAACATGCTAGAGCGACAGCGCAGCGAGGCCGAGGTGGCGGTCGCGGCCTACACGGCCGCGTACGGCCGTCCCGCACCATGGCCGGATGAGTGGGAGAAAAAGTTTTTTGTCCGGGCGCGCGAAGAGGTTTCGCGCGTAGTGGTCGCCGACATCGACCTCACCGAAGGCTTGAGAAAAGTCCTGCTCGACGGAACCATCGCGGATGCCGCCGCCCTTTACGAGAAGCATGGGCGCCGCGCTGCGGTTCAGGTCCTTCAAGGCCAGACGCGCCGCCCAGGCGGTGATTGTCTCAAATGCCGTCTCGTGCTGGCCTGCGACGAGGTGGCGCGAACTCCGGGACTGCTGGGACTACGGTCGGACCGGCGAGCGAAGCTGCGCCAGGTGTCGATCACCGACTTACGCTATTACGCCAGTTGCCCCGCCCAGCATTACCTGCAGACGTTGCGCCTGCCGAAGGTCAACGAGTACGCCACTCCGGCCAGGATCGGTCAGGCAGTTCATCGCTATTTAGAGACGCTGCACGCGAAAGCTAGCGGACCGTGCCAGCGCGCGGACATGCCAGGTGACATCAGATGGGCCGACCCGCGCTGGGAGCTCGACGCTGATGCAGCCGAGGCGGGGATGCGGATGCTCGCGTATCACCCCTCCGTGTGCCCTCTTGAAGAGAGCATCTCAGACCTCAGGATCGAAGAGACTTTCGTCTTTCATGACACAGCTGCCCAGACGCTGGTGATCGCCAAGCCCGACCTCGTCTACCGCGACGACGGCGCCTGGGTGTGGCGCGAGACCAAGACCACCCGGCGCCGCCAGCGTGGTGGCGAGGATGTCGTCACAGAGTTCCCGCAGGTTGCACTCGCGACGGTCATCCTCGGGCGAGGCCTGCTCGGCGGACCCGTCGATGGTTCCCGGGTGGAGCTGGAGATCCTCCGGCCGGCCGGAGCGGATCTCATCATGGTCGACCCGTCAGATCCGCAGGAGCTCGATAAGGCGTACGCAGTCCTGCGGCAGATGGCGCAGCCGTGGCGCGAGGACAACACCTTCGCCGCAGCACCTGGCGAGAACTGTCGTACCTGTCCGGTAAGTAGGTGGTGTCCCAGCGCGGCGGGAACGGAGCCGCTGCCGTCCTCTCAGGAGACCGCTCGTGGTGCCGACCGTGAACAGCCCGCCTGA